One Podarcis raffonei isolate rPodRaf1 chromosome 3, rPodRaf1.pri, whole genome shotgun sequence genomic region harbors:
- the CPSF3 gene encoding cleavage and polyadenylation specificity factor subunit 3 isoform X2: MLQKQFIGGFCQITSKLGHVLGAAMFMIEIAGVKLLYTGDFSRQEDRHLMAAEIPNIKPDILIIESTYGTHIHEKREEREARFCNTVHDIVNRGGRGLIPVFALGRAQELLLILDEYWQNHPELHEIPIYYASSLAKKCMAVYQTYVNAMNDKIRKQININNPFVFKHISNLKSMDHFDDIGPSVVMASPGMMQSGLSRELFESWCTDKRNGVIIAGYCVEGTLAKHIMSEPEEITTMSGQKLPLKMSVDYISFSAHTDYQQTSEFIRALKPPHVILVHGEQNEMARLKAAVIREYEDNDEVHIEVHNPRNTEAVTLNFRGEKLAKVMGSLADKKPEQGQRVSGILVKRNFNYHILAPCDLSNYTDLAMSTVTQTQAVPYTGSFSLLYYQLQKLTGDIKEIEVQDKPALKVFKNITVVQEPGMVVLEWVANPANDMYADTVKTVILEVQSNPKIHKAVVHKIPKKEEIDAYHKKMEIMLQDMFGEDCVSAKKDNVLSITVDGKTANLSLDTRTVDHEPGCEDDDETLREMVELAAQRLYDAITPVQ, from the exons ATGCTACAAAAGCAATTTATAGGTGGCTTCTGTCAGATTACGTCAAAGTTAG GCCACGTTCTGGGAGCAGCCATGTTTATGATTGAAATAGCTGGAGTGAAG CTTTTATACACAGGTGACTTCTCAAGACAAGAAGATAGGCACTTGATGGCAGCTGAGATTCCCAATATTAAACCAGATATTCTTATAATT GAATCTACCTATGGTACACACATCCATGAAAAACGTGAGGAGAGGGAGGCGAGATTCTGCAACACTGTACATGATATTGTAAACAGGGGAGGCAGAGGTCTTATTCCTGTGTTTGCTTTGGGAAGAGCACAAGAATTGCTTTTGATTTTAG atGAATACTGGCAAAATCATCCTGAGCTTCATGAGATACCTATATACTATGCTTCCTCTCTGGCAAAGAAATGCATGGCTGTGTATCAGACCTATGTCAATGCCATGAATGATAAAATCCGCAAGCAAATCAACATCAACAACCCATTTGTATTCAAGCACATTAGTAATCTGAAG AGCATGGATCATTTTGATGACATAGGCCCAAGTGTTGTAATGGCTTCCCCCGGTATGATGCAGAGTGGTTTATCCAGAGAGTTATTTGAGAGCTGGTGTACTGACAAGAGGAATGGAGTCATCATAGCAGGATACTGTGTGGAAGGAACACTTGCTAAG CACATCATGTCTGAACCTGAAGAAATTACAACTATGTCAGGACAGAAACTCCCGCTGAAGATGTCTGTGGATTACATCTCTTTCTCTGCACACACAGATTACCAACAAACCAGCGAGTTCATCCGGGCACTAAAACCTCCCCATGTG ATATTGGTTCATGGTGAGCAGAATGAAATGGCCAGGCTGAAAGCGGCAGTAATACGTGAATATGAGGATAACGATGAAGTTCACATAGAAGTCCACAATCCTAGAAATACTGAAGCAGTAACACTAAACTTCAGAGGAGAAAAGCTTGCCAAG GTTATGGGCTCACTAGCAGATAAGAAACCAGAACAAGGGCAGCGCGTTTCAGGGATACTAGTTAAGAGAAATTTTAACTATCACATACTTGCTCCATGTGACCTCTCCA aTTACACTGATCTGGCTATGAGCACTGTGACACAAACACAAGCTGTTCCATACACAGGCTCTTTCAGTCTGCTTTATTATCAGCTACAAAAACTAACAG GTGACATAAAAGAAATAGAAGTCCAGGATAAGCCAGctttgaaggtttttaaaaacattactgTGGTCCAAGAGCCGGGTATGGTGGTGCTGGAG TGGGTAGCAAACCCTGCTAATGATATGTATGCAGACACTGTAAAAACAGTGATACTGGAAGTTCAGTCCAATCCCAAAATTCATAAAG cTGTGGTACATAAAATTCCTAAAAAAGAAGAGATAGATGCATATCACAAGAAGATGGAGATTATGCTTCA GGACATGTTTGGAGAAGACTGTGTAAGTGCTAAGAAAGATAATGTACTGAGCATCACTGTGGATGGGAAAACAGCAAATCTTTCATTGGATACACGG ACTGTTGACCATGAACCAGGatgtgaagatgatgatgaaactCTTCGGGAAATGGTGGAGTTAGCTGCACAGCGACTCTACGATGCCATCACCCCTGTGCAATAA
- the CPSF3 gene encoding cleavage and polyadenylation specificity factor subunit 3 isoform X1 — MAARRRTEAFIPAEESDQLLIRPLGAGQEVGRSCIILEFKGRKIMLDCGIHPGLEGMDALPYIDLIDPAEIDLLLISHFHLDHCGALPWFLQKTSFKGRTFMTHATKAIYRWLLSDYVKVSNISADDMLYTETDLEESMDKIETINFHEVKEVAGIKFWCYHAGHVLGAAMFMIEIAGVKLLYTGDFSRQEDRHLMAAEIPNIKPDILIIESTYGTHIHEKREEREARFCNTVHDIVNRGGRGLIPVFALGRAQELLLILDEYWQNHPELHEIPIYYASSLAKKCMAVYQTYVNAMNDKIRKQININNPFVFKHISNLKSMDHFDDIGPSVVMASPGMMQSGLSRELFESWCTDKRNGVIIAGYCVEGTLAKHIMSEPEEITTMSGQKLPLKMSVDYISFSAHTDYQQTSEFIRALKPPHVILVHGEQNEMARLKAAVIREYEDNDEVHIEVHNPRNTEAVTLNFRGEKLAKVMGSLADKKPEQGQRVSGILVKRNFNYHILAPCDLSNYTDLAMSTVTQTQAVPYTGSFSLLYYQLQKLTGDIKEIEVQDKPALKVFKNITVVQEPGMVVLEWVANPANDMYADTVKTVILEVQSNPKIHKAVVHKIPKKEEIDAYHKKMEIMLQDMFGEDCVSAKKDNVLSITVDGKTANLSLDTRTVDHEPGCEDDDETLREMVELAAQRLYDAITPVQ, encoded by the exons AGGTGCAGGGCAGGAAGTAGGAAGATCATGCATTATTCtggaatttaaaggaaggaagataatg CTTGATTGTGGAATCCACCCTGGCCTAGAAGGAATGGATGCACTTCCATATATCGATCTGATAGACCCAGCTGAGATTGATCTCCTCTTGATTAGTCA TTTCCATTTGGATCACTGTGGGGCATTGCCATGGTTTCTGCAGAAGACAAGTTTTAAAGGGAGGACCTTCATGACCCATGCTACAAAAGCAATTTATAGGTGGCTTCTGTCAGATTACGTCAAAGTTAG CAATATATCAGCAGACGACATGCTGTATACGGAGACGGACTTGGAAGAAAGCATGGACAAAATAGAGACTATCAACTTCCATGAAGTGAAAGAGGTGGCGGGAATCAAGTTCTGGTGTTACCACGCAGGCCACGTTCTGGGAGCAGCCATGTTTATGATTGAAATAGCTGGAGTGAAG CTTTTATACACAGGTGACTTCTCAAGACAAGAAGATAGGCACTTGATGGCAGCTGAGATTCCCAATATTAAACCAGATATTCTTATAATT GAATCTACCTATGGTACACACATCCATGAAAAACGTGAGGAGAGGGAGGCGAGATTCTGCAACACTGTACATGATATTGTAAACAGGGGAGGCAGAGGTCTTATTCCTGTGTTTGCTTTGGGAAGAGCACAAGAATTGCTTTTGATTTTAG atGAATACTGGCAAAATCATCCTGAGCTTCATGAGATACCTATATACTATGCTTCCTCTCTGGCAAAGAAATGCATGGCTGTGTATCAGACCTATGTCAATGCCATGAATGATAAAATCCGCAAGCAAATCAACATCAACAACCCATTTGTATTCAAGCACATTAGTAATCTGAAG AGCATGGATCATTTTGATGACATAGGCCCAAGTGTTGTAATGGCTTCCCCCGGTATGATGCAGAGTGGTTTATCCAGAGAGTTATTTGAGAGCTGGTGTACTGACAAGAGGAATGGAGTCATCATAGCAGGATACTGTGTGGAAGGAACACTTGCTAAG CACATCATGTCTGAACCTGAAGAAATTACAACTATGTCAGGACAGAAACTCCCGCTGAAGATGTCTGTGGATTACATCTCTTTCTCTGCACACACAGATTACCAACAAACCAGCGAGTTCATCCGGGCACTAAAACCTCCCCATGTG ATATTGGTTCATGGTGAGCAGAATGAAATGGCCAGGCTGAAAGCGGCAGTAATACGTGAATATGAGGATAACGATGAAGTTCACATAGAAGTCCACAATCCTAGAAATACTGAAGCAGTAACACTAAACTTCAGAGGAGAAAAGCTTGCCAAG GTTATGGGCTCACTAGCAGATAAGAAACCAGAACAAGGGCAGCGCGTTTCAGGGATACTAGTTAAGAGAAATTTTAACTATCACATACTTGCTCCATGTGACCTCTCCA aTTACACTGATCTGGCTATGAGCACTGTGACACAAACACAAGCTGTTCCATACACAGGCTCTTTCAGTCTGCTTTATTATCAGCTACAAAAACTAACAG GTGACATAAAAGAAATAGAAGTCCAGGATAAGCCAGctttgaaggtttttaaaaacattactgTGGTCCAAGAGCCGGGTATGGTGGTGCTGGAG TGGGTAGCAAACCCTGCTAATGATATGTATGCAGACACTGTAAAAACAGTGATACTGGAAGTTCAGTCCAATCCCAAAATTCATAAAG cTGTGGTACATAAAATTCCTAAAAAAGAAGAGATAGATGCATATCACAAGAAGATGGAGATTATGCTTCA GGACATGTTTGGAGAAGACTGTGTAAGTGCTAAGAAAGATAATGTACTGAGCATCACTGTGGATGGGAAAACAGCAAATCTTTCATTGGATACACGG ACTGTTGACCATGAACCAGGatgtgaagatgatgatgaaactCTTCGGGAAATGGTGGAGTTAGCTGCACAGCGACTCTACGATGCCATCACCCCTGTGCAATAA